The Medicago truncatula cultivar Jemalong A17 chromosome 4, MtrunA17r5.0-ANR, whole genome shotgun sequence genome includes a region encoding these proteins:
- the LOC11446161 gene encoding uncharacterized protein produces the protein MALTITHSWYRIRTPLVPLSCQGRRPTISNSNHEEKKDMGGRGAKRSPLLKLKVILNDFEKLIGKKPQQEMKNLSPQQKGDWKDLFLMSISFAVYVYISQKLVCAYCAWTSMPNVHVW, from the coding sequence ATGGCACTCACCATTACCCACTCTTGGTATAGAATTAGGACCCCTTTGGTTCCATTATCTTGCCAAGGTAGAAGACCAACCATCTCTAACTCCAAtcatgaagaaaagaaagacatgGGAGGAAGAGGAGCAAAGAGATCACCATTGTTGAAATTGAAAgtaattttgaatgattttgagaAGCTAATTGGGAAGAAGCCACAACAAGAGATGAAGAATTTAAGTCCACAACAAAAGGGTGATTGGAAAGACTTGTTTCTAATGAGTATTTCTTTTGCTGTTTATGTTTACATATCGCAGAAGCTAGTATGTGCTTATTGTGCTTGGACTTCTATGCCTAATGTACATGTATGGTAG